TATATCAGGCGCATCTCTTCTCATTTTCCGCCATCTTCGCCTTGTGGATTTTTATTTTTTACGTCGCCGGACTCTATGATCTCCGCACACTCAAAAACGATCTTCGCTTCGCGAAAAATGCCGCGGGCGCGCTTGTCATCGCCGCGCTCATCGCCATCTTTTACTTCTATTTTATTCCCGCGCTCATTACGCCAAAAACCAACCTCATTATCCATCTGGGAATATTCGCGGCCGTCGGTGGCGCGTGGCGCGTAAGCTACAACAAGCTCTTGGGGCTCGGCGGCTCAAAAGAACGCCTACTACTGGTGGGCGCCGGTCCGGTGACCGAAGAACTCATCACCCACATTGAACAAAATCCGCAACTCGGCTACAAAATCTCCTATCATATGAAGGGCGGATTAAACGATCCGGAATTCAAACATTTGGCGCAAATTTTCATTGATAACAAAATTTCCACCGTTGTTATCCCGAGCCATATCAAAAAAAATCTGCACTCCGCGCGCGTCATCTACCATCAATTGGCACTCGGTATTTCCGTGATTGACGTCGCGACACTCTATGAGCGCGTATTTGAAAAGGTTCCGCTCGCGGAGACCGAAGAAGTGTGGCTGCTGGATAACATCGCCGAATACAAGCGCGCCTACGACTCCTTCGTAGCTCCCTTGGAGCGCGCCGGGGCGATGATGCTTTTTATATTGCTTCTGCCGCTCACGGCACTCATCGGCAGTCTCATCATTCTCACCTCGGGATTTCCCGTGCTCCACCGCCAAACACGCGTGGGAAAATACGGGGTTGCGTTTACGCTCTACAAATTTCGTAG
This region of bacterium genomic DNA includes:
- a CDS encoding exopolysaccharide biosynthesis polyprenyl glycosylphosphotransferase, which codes for MYSTRYIKQALLLTGDIIILYFSLAVTLLLRYGAYTPRELRIYQAHLFSFSAIFALWIFIFYVAGLYDLRTLKNDLRFAKNAAGALVIAALIAIFYFYFIPALITPKTNLIIHLGIFAAVGGAWRVSYNKLLGLGGSKERLLLVGAGPVTEELITHIEQNPQLGYKISYHMKGGLNDPEFKHLAQIFIDNKISTVVIPSHIKKNLHSARVIYHQLALGISVIDVATLYERVFEKVPLAETEEVWLLDNIAEYKRAYDSFVAPLERAGAMMLFILLLPLTALIGSLIILTSGFPVLHRQTRVGKYGVAFTLYKFRSMRVGAETHGAEWAKEHDPRATFIGAALRYTHLDELPQLWNIIIGDVSFVGPRPERPEFVDQLKKEIPFYELRQLVNPGVTGWAQINYRYGASARDAYEKLQYDLYYMKNRSFFLDVTIILKTLKLLLVKIT